Part of the Chloroflexota bacterium genome is shown below.
CAGCACGCGCATCATAAAATCAATGGTTAAGTTAGCGACATCTTCCAATTCGCTATTGAGAACGATGACATGGGTTGAGTTTTCCATCCAGTGATGCTCTTTGATCACCGATGAGATGCCGTTCATAATCAAATTCCCGGCTTGTGGGGCTACTGTGGTATCTTTACGCCCCTGAAAAATCAGCACGGGCTGGTGGATATTTGACAGCCTTTTTTGCACAGCCGATTGGAAACGCAAAAATTGAATGGTTCCCTTTAGCGGAAGCCCCGGGTAGCCTTGCCAGTTCTCGCGGCAATCCAGCGAAGCGCGCCCCACTTCAGCAACGAAAGGCGCGCCTAAATAGAGTTTCAAATAATCGAAAGGCTTCATTGTGGTGCGAATAGCAGGCGCATAGAGCAGCACACCCGAAACGCGGGGTTCCTGGCTGGCCAGATATAAAGCCAACAACCCACCCATCGACTCGCCCGCTACGAAAACATGCTTACAAGATTCAAATAATTTTTGCAGCATTTTTTCGCCAGCACGAACCCATTCTTGCCAATGGACGCGGTTCAGGTCTTCGATTTTGGTACCATGCCCCGGAAGTAGCGGCGCGCCAATGGTGTATCCCTGTGCATGAAGTTTTTCAGCCAACATACGCACTTCAGCCGTTGTGGCTGTATATCCATGCGAGAGCAGAACGCCCACCGGTCCGGCCTGCCAAAAGAAGGCGTCGCCAGCTAAATGGGGGTTGTGCAAATTGGGATTATTTTCTGTCCAGCCTGTGTTTTCAA
Proteins encoded:
- a CDS encoding alpha/beta fold hydrolase encodes the protein MAFENTGWTENNPNLHNPHLAGDAFFWQAGPVGVLLSHGYTATTAEVRMLAEKLHAQGYTIGAPLLPGHGTKIEDLNRVHWQEWVRAGEKMLQKLFESCKHVFVAGESMGGLLALYLASQEPRVSGVLLYAPAIRTTMKPFDYLKLYLGAPFVAEVGRASLDCRENWQGYPGLPLKGTIQFLRFQSAVQKRLSNIHQPVLIFQGRKDTTVAPQAGNLIMNGISSVIKEHHWMENSTHVIVLNSELEDVANLTIDFMMRVL